TCCGCATATTTAGATTTTAACCACCCCTTATTCATTCGATTTCGGAAAATCCCCATGCCAGATACCCGCACATGCCTGGACGTGCTCTGCCTGGGCCATGCCAGTTACGACTTAGTATTCTCTGTACCCCACCATCCCGCAGAAGACGAGAAACTGTTTGCGGACGGCTTATTGGGTTGCGGCGGCGGACCGGCCGCCAATGCGGCGGTCGCCATAGCCAGATTGGGTTATCAAGCCGCCTTTGCCGGCTACTTGGGCCGCGATGTATATGGCGACAGCCATTACGCCGAATTACAGCAGGCCGGAGTGGAAACGGACCTGATCGTCCGTGGCGACTCGCCCACGCCGCTATCGGCAATTTTGGTTAAACCCAACGGTAAACGCGCCCTGCTCAATTACAAAGGCGACACCAAAATCCTGCCGGCCGACGCCCTGGATTTTTTCGGCATCACGGCGAAAACCGTTTTGTTCGACGGACATGAACCGCTGCTTTCGCTGGCTTTGCTCGATAAAATCGGCAACGCCGTTCCCACGGTACTGGATGCCGGTTCCCTGCACACCGGCACCGAAGCCCTGATGGCTAAAGTGACCTATCTGGTCTGTTCGGAAAAATTCGCCCTGCAATATGCCGGCGACCCGAGGACCGCATTATCCCGGCTGGCCGCTCTGTCGCCCAATGTGGTTATCACGCTGGGAGAACGCGGCTTAATCTGGCAACGCGGCCTGGAAACCGGCAATTTGCCAGCCCCGCCCATAGCAGCCGTCGATACCACCGGCGCCGGCGACGCCTTTCACGGGGCATTTGCAGCCGCCGTCGCGGCGGAAATGACATGGTTGGATAGTCTGTACTTCGCCAGTGCCGCCGGTGCGTTTTGCTGCACACGAATGGGCGCCAGACCCGGCCTGCCCGACCGTGTACAACACCAACAATTATTGTCGAGCTGGCGCGGCCCTATCACGGATTAACGTTCGAAATAGCCCAACAAAAAATCGATAAACGAAGTCAGCTTGGCCGGGTAAAAACGCCGTTGCAGATAAGTGGCGTAAACCGCCAGCGACGGCCGCCGGTAATCGCGCAGGATTTCCACCAATTCGCCGCTCTGCAGATAAGACACCACGGACAAATGCGGCGCCTGCACGATGCCCATGCCCAATGCCGCCGCCTGGCACAAGGCCCGGCCATTGTTGGACGCCAACACCCAATCGGTTTTGATTTTCTTCTGCTCGCCGTCCACATTAAACAACCAGAAATCGCCATGAGGAGTGTCCACATAATGCAGACACTGGTGCCGGATCAGGTCGTCTATGGTATCGGGGGTACCTTTTGCCGCCAGATAGGCCGGCGAGGCATAGGTACATAGCTCGGTTTCGGCAATCTTGCGCGCCACAACGCCAGGATCCAGTTTATTGGTGACCAGCAGGGACACATCGACACTGCCGTCGCGTAAATTCGGCGGTTTGTTATCCAGACTCATCAATACCTTGACCTCCGGAAACTTACGCAAATACTGTTCTATCGCCGGCACCATGTAAATGCCGCCGAAGTCGATAGGCGCGCTGATTTTGATTTGGCCCTTGACCCGCTCGCTCAATTGGGCGGTAGACGCTTCCAGTTCGGCCAAATCCTCCAATAATTGTTTGCCGCGGTTGTAGTAGGCTTCGCCGGCACTGGTCAGATTCAGGCTGCGGGTGGTGCGGTTTAGCAACACTACTCCCAAGGATGCTTCCAGTTGCGCCATGTATTTGCTGATCATCATGGTCGACAGCTTCATTTCCTTGGCAACGGCGGAAAAAGTGCCCAGCTCGACTATCCGGCAAAACACCTG
This sequence is a window from Methylomonas methanica MC09. Protein-coding genes within it:
- a CDS encoding carbohydrate kinase family protein, which codes for MPDTRTCLDVLCLGHASYDLVFSVPHHPAEDEKLFADGLLGCGGGPAANAAVAIARLGYQAAFAGYLGRDVYGDSHYAELQQAGVETDLIVRGDSPTPLSAILVKPNGKRALLNYKGDTKILPADALDFFGITAKTVLFDGHEPLLSLALLDKIGNAVPTVLDAGSLHTGTEALMAKVTYLVCSEKFALQYAGDPRTALSRLAALSPNVVITLGERGLIWQRGLETGNLPAPPIAAVDTTGAGDAFHGAFAAAVAAEMTWLDSLYFASAAGAFCCTRMGARPGLPDRVQHQQLLSSWRGPITD
- a CDS encoding LysR family transcriptional regulator encodes the protein MDKFNNMQVFCRIVELGTFSAVAKEMKLSTMMISKYMAQLEASLGVVLLNRTTRSLNLTSAGEAYYNRGKQLLEDLAELEASTAQLSERVKGQIKISAPIDFGGIYMVPAIEQYLRKFPEVKVLMSLDNKPPNLRDGSVDVSLLVTNKLDPGVVARKIAETELCTYASPAYLAAKGTPDTIDDLIRHQCLHYVDTPHGDFWLFNVDGEQKKIKTDWVLASNNGRALCQAAALGMGIVQAPHLSVVSYLQSGELVEILRDYRRPSLAVYATYLQRRFYPAKLTSFIDFLLGYFER